The nucleotide window tatttaatggtggagttaagagtgtttaggggctaccatttcattgaagaggatgcaggatatcacacaaaatggcaagagaggatagatccattgatgtccacagcctctactcgtttttgctctatctggtgcgactgttctgatgacggaacaggcaactgattgttctgctttctactttcctctacacactcttcaatacttggtaccaacttcttgctcgacctttccagtggctccatgtttcttttctttcttccccttctccatcacattaatctcgtttttttttttttttttttttttttttgaagactgatatggtgatgtgacgaagaaggaggtaatacatgatcgttctgagtgccactggtggttctgatttcgcgaccattctggttctccacccctgctcttgcgcagttcattggttatggagcggttgctcccttaatctgcttgttctcctttcttactgaatttctgcagcagtaacgagtaggaggctgcgttgatcctttcctctccgacctttttgcacatatctgcacatatgacactgaaaaacaaatgcatgaaggtgaaataaaggctaaggtgcagggtgggaactagctaaagatgagctagccactcaggatcagcaagatggataaaaaggataagaagtcctgagtgtgttctcgtttccctgatctaatgcccataacaagaagaatttcagtcaagattaggttcaagtaaggtggagttaagtctacccagtgtaacctgatcggctgagaacttctggagaatcaagtgagatatgtcagggtgttccaggtccacatgtgtgtctttcgccactgctaaggtcactgaataagataactaaagcacgaggtggtcagtgatcaacacagaataaggtcctaattcccacaaagttttgactgactcaataaaaactgactcaaattgacttttttttttttcgagatACTTACCTGGCGCGGAGCAGCCTGACAGAGCAAGACGCGGTTGCTCCGGTAAAGGATGCTCTGGAATGAGAGCAGCCAACTGCTTGCTCCAGTCAAGGGTCTCGGATTTTCTGATTTATGACCTGAGACtcaacaaactaaaaacaaaaataagtaaaaagaaaatcctaatgttaatgacactcaccagtgggttgcctcccaccaagcgcttggtttaagtctctagcttgacttggtgactgggatcagtcgggttgagcaggagggcttgttccaaaacaagctccacaatcagacatgttcagcttcagaactctgctcaacaaccctttcacagcagcttctcctttctccttcagctcatgtgtgagaatggctctgactttagagaacggtttggaggtacccttgcactttacctcatactcaatggagttctcatcacacttgagaggtatcaaagtcattgtaggatctcccttgaccctttcttctggactttctgtttcacccttGAATTCCCTCTGATTTTAGTAGGATCAGTGCATGGATCTTCATCAGATAACAGCctgctctcacccttatcaccatgctccttctctggaacaaccttcagcttttctacatcaaacactgagatgcgagaggcgtgtgatgaggaagatctggtgggtacagccttgtagaaaactttcttgttgatgttggagaagcagactctcttgttgggcatatcgatggttgctccaacagtagccatgaatgtccttccaaatatcaaaggcatctcatgatccttgttcatctcaacaacttgaaactcagcaggaacaatgcattcccctacttgaacatgaaggctgcggatggttccatatgggactgctctggaagagtttgcaaaggtCAGGGTCAGCTGAGAACGCTCAACATCAGTAATACCCAAATCGTCTACAATAACCTTTGAGATgagattcacacaagaaccagagtcacaaagagcgtccttgaaggttgttcctgcgatggaacatgggaaaacaaactttccaggatcatcaaccttaggcaatacCTTCAGTGCTGGCGTAGACAGTGCTCTAGTATATAGGACCTTGATCTCTtcttgagtctctctacagtttttaaagaactggagcaatggacgaatctgcagagcatcttcgaatgcaagttctttaggaagctttctcaccatcttgttaaaacctatcagctgctcctcactaatgggatccatcagatgtctaggtggaattggatagggAACCTTGGGAACATAGACTCGAGATGGTGGAGTCTCAGCAGGTTCGCTAGGAGCAGTCACTCCAGACCTAGCAGACTGCTCTGCTCTCTCTTCTGCGCCTGGAGCAGTCTCAGCAAACGGCTGCTCTATTGCATTACAGTGCTCAGTCCtaggatttttatcagttcttccaggaagcgtctcttgttgcctcttgacactctcagctgtttgagcaagctgaacatcgatctttcttatgtggatcgcaagattgtcatacttgttattcagctcagtgaacatgttgcccatcctgGTATCCATTTCTgtggttacctgattcaacgtcttggcctgaacctgctgaccctgcaacagctgttgcatcatcatacccagaccCTTCAGCTCATCTGGTTGACTGTTCCCGGTAGCTGGAACAGCATGTGgattgctctgcggttgtcgctggttctggttctgaatATGCCCGGCCGTAGGTTGTTCCATGCTGAAAACGTGCccttggttgtttttcagtagctgatcaaccttggcagtcagctcatctattttctgggcgtcagaactgtttcctttcttggagcaatcactctcctctttcttattagctgagctagcagccatgttctcaatcagcttaaacgctccagcagtggtttgagtcatgaagtctccattgctcgcagagtttagagcaccttggtatttccagtccactccatcatagaaaatgtccaggaggtaatcatcatcaaatccatggtgaggacattctctGCGATAGTCATTGAAGCGCTCCCATGTGTCACAGAAAGGCTCATCAGTGAGCTGTCtgaaggaggtgatcttgttcctcaatgcagctgttctcgccttagagtagaaatggctgaggaacgctgatcggacctgttcccatgaagtgagagagccggtagggagagagttcaaccaccgtgcagcttttccatcaagagagaatgggaataacATGCACGTGATGTAGTCTGGTGGAACACCGTTCACGCGAGTGAAACTACAGACTTTttcgaagctctcaatatgctccattggaatttctgtagagagaccagagaacacctttctctgtactagaccaatcaaagcaggcttgatctcgaagtcctgcctggtgcagagtggaggaacaatggcagagcgcgtagttgggatgttacgcggaaggtttctctgcccgattggaacagtctgcgcctgttgttcctgctgcgcgagagcagcctgttcagcagcatcctgctgagcttggatggtctgctgcatttgtTGCATCTGCTGCTGCATGAGTGCCATAGCCGCAGCGAGATCATCCTGATTGGCGTGATCACCCATAGTGGTGTCGGTTTGCCTTGGTtgttgacgatttgttctttctaaccttgctagctcctggttggtaaatgtaactaactctccttgtgcgtttctccgagtatgtctactggtcatgcacctggaacattagctgcaacaaaaaggataaggcaagtgagaggtcttagactaaataaataaccgaaaaataaagataaaaagatggtccccggcaacggcgccaatttgatattacgtgtatacgcacaccaaataacctaatgtgcacactaccacaatcgaatggtatgtcgatgtagcactttaggatcgaatccacagagaccaacggttacactttatctttatgggatcaatacttagctaaaacaatatgggggttttaagatTTGAGGGTTTCGTgagaaacaagtaacaagattaattaaagaattCAGATAactaaaatgctagcctagggtggtttgatcgggtgttaaacaagtgtgagccaaacaattattcaagttcgaTTAAAGaccagtctagaactcggatcactcaagtagaacagcccactgtcgtggaactgccccctatgctgatcgatcttgatacctaaactctcgtttggatcaagatgcgacagcaagcaatagagatcaagtccgatatgttcacaaaacaccctaatatctactttcgctgattagggatgcaatgctcattcaagttatgtctagcaacctataacacttttgatgaatagattaaacctagaatcaggcactaagtggttaacttgatgcaagccttaagaacaacagtgaatgaagacaatcgatttataacttatttatgtcaagctcatggatctaacaccctaacaccctagactaagcaagctgactactcagccatggagcaagaaaacacagagataacagatgaagaaaacatgctgaatcaataaaaataaaagagatagggTTCAGGATTCTTCTCAAGAGTGTAGAgatccttctccctttacaataagCAAATCCAACAATGGAGTTTTTGGGTCTGGTTCCTCTCTGTAACTAGCGTAGTATGATAaggaaaaacagaaaaagaagatatatccaaaccacaggcggctgggagagaaaatagagagattagggaaAATCCCGAAATAGGTTGTTGTTTCTTTAAAAATCTCTGTCGCTGGAACACTCcctcggaacagtcactcgggttgctccgctatccagaacagtcatcaagactgttctgcatgaaaatcaccaaattgcactgttttctgcctcttttgttccagctggttcatctcccatccaatgcaactccagacctgtaatgactcgaaaaggactaggaagactcgataaagacttgaaaaccaatttaaaagcatatatacaagatgtataaaacaccatatatcaattagTATCACATTTATAACTGATGAGTTAGCACAAATCGTTTACTAACTTGAAATTGCAATCACTTTTATTCTttgatgagaaaaaaaaatcatttttattctttGATTCATGCACGTATCTACAACCTATTTGATTAAACCATTCTTGTCCTATATCGGCGAGCTGGTCTTTCGCAAGATCCGATTCAAAAACCTCATGTCCAAGGTTGTATATATGTACTTTATGGTGGATTACCAGGCTGACCTAGTGACCTATGAATTATGTAAtcattttgaatttattttcaaaatattttaatctaaaataaataattttttgtaggCTAGGAGGTGACCCCGGACTTTACGACCCAACTAATCTTCTTGGAGCCGAGCCGGAGACGAGAGCCGGATGTCTAATCACTTTTCTAAGTTGTCAAATATGCTCGAACCAGAAACTTCTGATATAAGTACTTTTGGTCCTTTCCCGTTAATTCATCTGATCTTGAGTAAATATACGATATTTTAGAAGCATTTAACAAACATGTCATCGTGTGTATATGATAATGATATTCTACTCGGTATTcttttcatgtttgttttgaTGTGAACTACTTCTTTTTGAGAGAAATGTTCAAATGAGACTCGTGGAGTGGAGGGAGGATTCCAGTATACAATTTAACAACCACAGTAATATGTGAAATCCATAAAAATTATGCATGAGGAAATTATACATAGAAAAGTGGGAAGGAGAGAACCGATTTCATAAGAGATATTGTGCTTCTAAAACTTTTTATCAGTTAtgtttctataaaaaatatattaaattttgatctGTGTGATTTGAAGCGCATAATTATTTATTGTATACAAATTTgtttattgaaaattataattttctttacaTAATTTGTAAACTTGTTTACAAGTAATTAActgtaaattattttctaattatttttaagtacaTTAAAATTTTAGGTTTTGAGGAGAATATTGACCCGTattgtaaattttttaattcaaatattaaaacaatagataaagataaatttaattagaatgtcatttttgagtttatgtttatatttctattttcagttttgtaatatcaaatatattcaaTGCAATGCAAagaattttgtgtgtttttaatAGCTTCAATTAgttcaaaatttatataataattaatgtgTTAAATTATTAACTATTactgaattttaattatttaattatataaatgaaaatataatttataataatatttactaattattaaaattatataattatataaaatcttgaaaatttaaaagttgttatgattttttttttgacataaaaaaaataaaaaaaataaaaaataaatttaaattatttgtttaaaacgaattatttgtttaaaaaaagtTGTTATGATAAAACGaattatttgtttaaatttaaataaaataaatttattattttgttgaaATGCAATCTTATActgaatatataaaatcatatttacatatttgtgataaaaataattacgaaaatacacttaataaaaatctagtaatgttttaaaatttcagtgTCATAATACGAATATACGAGGTAGTACAacctttattttaaaatgtactTTTGTTTCTATAAGATAGTCATGATAGAGATGATAGTCAAATGTTATTCAACAACTACTCAAACAAAATGTTCAATACTAAACTAATTTGAAGGAAACCATATATGCACATTGTTAGGGTAAATAAAACTAGTTACGTTCTTGCTGATATTACAGAAAGCAAAAGATCAAAGTCGATTTTGTTGATATATTAACCAAGTAGCACAAGTACAACATAATAAGAGTATGAAACCTAGTTTTAGTTGTCTTCTCGCGGTAGAAGTATGTAGAATGAATAGTTTTCTCTCTTCCAGGTTTTGAGCCTTGTATTTATACCAGTAGCTTGTGTATATCCCTTATGAAATAGGAATATATACACCCTTAGATATTTTTACAGTTTCGATTAGTTACGATTCGAATCTTTTAGTTAGCATTCTGTTCGGATCTCGGGTGCAGTTTCGCCCAAGCTGGTAAGCTAGCTTTTTGTGACGTAAAGATCTTTGTGGCCCGCTTGGTTTGAGCCCAATTctattatatttatacatttatatgtGTAAAGTTGAGATACATGTGGTGACATGGATAGTATCAACTATGTATTATTCATATGAACAACTTCGATCCACGAAAATATTCACAACTCGAAAGCTCAATCCTTCTTATGAGAGTATGAAGTAGATCAAGCAATAAATATTATTCTACTGATCAGACAAAACATCAAGAAGTATTCAAGAGAAATCAATAAGAAAAGGTGCAAACTAAAATCTGTGAATCATAAAAAGATTGCATTATTTACAAAACACAATGCATATAGATAGATGTAAATTCATTGAGCAATGATCTACTCCTTAGAGATGGAAAGtaataaccaaaccaaacaaGCTAGCTTTAGCACGAATCATTACAAGGCTGATTCAGATCAAGCTCTAAAGATCTTTTTTTAGCTTCAGCTTGAGGATTGCTCGCATTCACCTCAATTTCCACCTTTATCTTCATATCTACAGTCGAACCTTTAACATCCATTTCGTCATTACAATAACTAAAACTTCTTACCTCGGAGTTTGCTTTTCTCTTGCCCGACTTGAGCATCATTAGACAGCAAGCAGCTACATGGACATCCCGAGTTACACCACTCATCATCATGGATCTACTCAtcgcttcatcatcatcatcgttctcatcatcatcatcatcatccaaaaAGCTAAGATTGAGCTTTTCCGGTGGAGGAGGCCGTACCCCTTTCCAGCTCCGTTCAGGGTGTCTCCTCATATGTCCAAACAAAGAGTGCCTTGTTTGAAACTCTTTACCGCATAGACAACATCTTTTCTCATCTTCAACGTCAGCCCTAATCAGATctatctctttttctttctctttctccttgttCACCAAACcaatctttctcttcttcttcattctcATCTTCTTTGTCTTTCCTTTGTTGCTGTACTCGCTCGAGTGGATCCTCACATGGCCTCCGTAAGCCTTCCCGGAGCTAAACTGTTTACTGCAGATCACACAAAAGTGTTTCACTTGCTGAGGCGGTGGTGACGGCGGCTGAAACCCTCCAGAGGAAcaatcttcttcatcatcatcattatcattaTGATCATAAACGGATGAGGACTGATGGAGGAAGTGAGAAGGGTTGTCGTCGTCTCTTGTTCTCTTCATGATTTTTTTGGCTTTACTCTTGAAATGAAAAAGTGAGATTTGTCTTCTTTAGATTTTGGCTTATGGAAACAATAAAATCTGAGCGAGATTTACGCAAGGGGGTTTTAATGACTAATGGTATTCTCTTTCTCTATTGTATGACTATGAGGAGAGTAGGGATTTGTAGAGATATCGATTCCTTAATTAATTCTTGGTTTAGTCTAATGCATGGTCCGATATAACAAAAGCTTCACCCGTTTTCATTTGCATTTATCTTTAAAAACCccatataaagtaaaataattattagcTAAAAAATCATTTTACCTAGTATGGATATAGAATGAAaggaataatattttttctcctttattgTTGTCCCTGCCTATActgtattttcaaaaatatctaatctttttcttcttagaCAATCATTTTAACCGTCTTATCATAATTTAAAACccctttttaacttttaatgacatcacatataaatttgtttttattaatttttataatgaaCATCTAAATACAATGGTCTTTATcctaatattttcatttaaaagaattgccataattttttttactaacatGTGGTAGGGTAAATGTAAATAGGGTTTTTTGTGATACTACGGAACCATAAAGTAAAACGATTGAACAATGAACAAGCAGGAAGTACAACTTATAGGCGCCCTAAAACCTTATTTTAGTTGTTTTTTCTAGAGTCGAGATGTTGAATAGACGATCTCATATTCTAAAGTTTTTCAATTTACctggaaacaaaagaaaaactcgGCTCAAAGGGCAGAAATCATccaagaaagagaagaaaattgGCATCATAGTACAAACAGGAAGAATGACTTCCTGGATTTTTCTTTAACATCATGTATTAGTCTCTGAATAATTAATTGGAAAGtgtattttatttagttttataagAAAACTAGTAAAGTTCAATATATTATAGAGCATAGATGAATAATTGCTAACTTCTTATAAAATTCTAGTttcaaatatatgtttataattctgcatgtttttatattattttttatttttaacatctCAAACCGTTTAAGGACagcaatttttttgtttttaattattttactttaaaGTTAATCTTTAGATATCGGCAAATATATTATGACTGATTTCCGAAACTGAAATATGAAACTTTCCAAACTAATATGGTTAGAAGTTAATGATTTGTAGGAAGCTGATCTTGGTCAAGTTGTAGTCATATATTGAAAAGATGCTGCTTTCGATCGGTCAAGTTGTACTGCTAGTTTCAAAAGAACAGAAAAGGTTGTCCTGATAGGAGGTCTAACATCATAAATAGATTTAAGAAAACAAAGGGCATAATAAATGGAGTTTAAATTTGCTCTTTAAAACTAACTGTTTGTCTTAATTTGAAAGGAGACATTATGTTTTTATTAGTTTGACCAAGTTCCATTCACATTACACTCCAATAAAATTGATTTCGTTTCTTCTATTCACGGTAGCATTTATGAGGATATCAAGAATGTTTTGATACAAAGAAGTCGGATTATAAGGAATTGGAATACAAAATAGTTGAATAAGTTGAGTCTTAGTGCTGAATATATTATATGCGTATATTAGTAAAATACAAGATGAACATAACCTTGCTCTAAAGCTCAGGTATAGCGGAAAAGAACTAGAGAGAAggtgacaaagagaataattctgttcattttctattttattaatagtATCAAAGCCTATGGTTTGACCCAACAtatgatttttcatataaaaagttTAGCAGGAGTTTGTGTCAATGGTTTTAATAGCTTTAACTTTTTCAGAACCAAAATAGACGGAATAGACACAAAGATgggtttgatcaaaaaaaaaaaaagacacaaagATGGGTTATGTTCTGCCATTAGATCTTTTTTAATGGTTTCAACTCCTTAAGCTATGCAACAATATTTACACATTTGAAAGGCTTACAAACCACTTACACTATTAGAGCTGAGATGAACGTGCCCTGCAAGTATAGGACTAGAAGAATTGTGCAGTTACCAtcttttgtttggtttataTATTGATGTTATTATTTGTAGCCAAGGTGAAAAGCTGGTATGCagatatgaaaatatatctGGAGATCCAAAAATAGTTCGGCACAATTATCAAGCTGGTCGATCAAAATCTTTATTATAATCTCGTGGCGGCAACGATGGTTGCTCATAAAAGCCACAAAAGAATCCACATCTACTTGGTGTAGTCCCTATCCTCACCAAGAAGTTGTCTTATCCAATCACTGCTCTCAAGAGATGATGTGAGTCTCTCACTAGACGAAGTTGGACCGAAAGGAACCATATCTGTTTCTGCAGATGGAGAATGGGGAAGCTTTGTTAAAGGAAAATTGAATACGTAAAACAATGAAAGTGACTGTAACGCCTAAAAGAGGTAAACCTGTATTGTTTGCAAAGGCTGGCGTAAGCTCGATATGGCCAAATAGAGAAGACTGAAGCAGCAGCGGTGAATCTGGATCAGTACTATTCGTTGCCTGTTTTTCACCTGATGATCCATATACAACTGACTCCAACAACCCAGAAGATGGACAATCTGTGAGAGGGGACTCAACTAAAGTACTGTCTGACTCAACTGCCAGCATTGGGTTTGAGTGTTGCGTTTCCCAATCGCCAAGAGGGTCACAACATTGGAATGAAGGGAGCTCCAACTTCTCAGAAGGAGAAGAATACTTAGCAGCATTGCTTTCAACAAAAGGATAGTTCCAGAGCTGACCACTTTGCTCGTTGGCAGCATAACCACCCGTGTCAAGAAAATCTGTTTCTGGTTCCCTAACGCGTTTGCGTTTAGGCGGCGACATGTAAGGAGATCCTATCAAGTTGTACATATTATTAGGCTGAAAGAAATATTGTTAAATCATATTATTACCCATGGGAACATTGCGAAGAAGCACAGACTGGTAGTTATTGAGTTGTAGGTACTTGAAGTCGAACTCAGGGATCTCGAGACAGTCTGGTTCCAACGACTCTTGACTATGATCTGAGTTTTGACCATTTTGAACCGCTGCATTCATTGCTTGCTCCCGAACTTCATCAGGGTAAATGGGTAAGCCAAGTCGCTGCAGTTTCTTCAGCCTCGTGTTCCAGAAGTTCTTTATCTCATTATCTGTTCGGCCCGGTAgctgaaaaataaaatgaaaatacaaaAGATTAGAGGAAACGGTAAGAAGACAAGCGATGAACTGTTAACATACTTGTGCAGCCATTCGTGCCCATTTGTTACCCATAGAAGCATGAAGTTCAATGACAAGTTGCTCTTCCTTGTCGGTAAAACCGCCTTTTTTCAAACTGGGTCTCAGATGATTCACCCAACGAAGGCGGCAGCTTTTGCCACAGCGAGAGAGGCCAGATTGTTTTTGGACAGCGTTCCAATTACCTTCACCATGTTTATCAACATAAGCCGTCAGAAGTTGGTCTTCAGCTGATGTCCAAGGCCCTTTGTGAAATGTTTTTTCTAGTGCAAGATTTTGGCCTGATTCGGAATCATGGAGAACTTTACCCATCTGTGTGATAGTTTCATCTACCATTTTGTAGTTTCATCTACTAGAAAATGCATTTCACAAAGAAGAAAATAGGAACGAGccttttaaataattattaatttaacattaaaaaatcTACGAAGATCAAATGAGAGTGGTATATACTGCGATCAGAGAGCGAATCCAGGGGAGATTTTAAACACGTCTTCCGGgtttttatctcttttttttttttttttgctgcgaaaatttatgataaaaaggTGTATGTTAGCGTTTCCTAGTCACTTTCCCGCACCTGATATTAAAAAATGGAAGGGAAGAACTAtgggaaaaataaatataaaccaaTAATGATTTACACTTATTTGGATGTAATTATCCTTCAATTAAATAATACAAAACATACAATTTTAGATAGCTTATgtatatcaacaaaaaattatgttccttaaaattaatataattttttctcgAGTACAtcatacaattaaaaaaattatgtacaaAATAGAGTAATGGTGAAAGGTTTCTTGAAATGTTCTTTTATAATATTCGTTTTTCTTGTAGTATTTTTGTAATCGGCCAGAGTTTTAGGAACAAAATGCAACTCACATTTCaccatttaaaaagaaaattcagcgaagtaaaaaaaaagaagtaatccACAAAATGGTAGAAACAAGAAAATGTCAAAGCTATCGAAAAGAGAGAGGTGTGAGGGAAATCAACAGACTCGGTTGGTGATGCTCATAGAAAGAGACTTGAGTTGTGTGTTCCATTTATCAACCGCCTTGTGAAGTTTCCTTCCATTAGCACTGTCACCTCTCAGCAAGTAACGGTTTATTTCATCAATGTGTCCATCGATTCGGCTGTCCAGTATCAGCGACACCAGCAACTCCGTCACATCCTTCTCTGGCACGTTCAGCTCCTTTGATATGAAAGGAATCCCGATCTTCGTGTACGGCTTTATCAGCTTCAGCAGCACCTGTGTCCTCACCTTCTTCAGCAGATCTTCCATGTAGTTTCTGATGAAAGGATCGTCCATTATCGTCTTCCGGTTATTCTACATTCCAAAAACTATTCCATTAGTAACCATCGTTTTAATAAAGGTGTAATGCTTCAAGTTATTTACCTTGAGTATTTTCTCAAACTCTATGATTTCGTTCCGTTGATACGCTGCTACCAGATTCGTCATTGCCAAGATCTCAGGGTCGTTTTTGTACCTACAGAAATAGACAAAGCATTAAGCATATAAAGCAAAGAacagaaaagtttttttttacaata belongs to Brassica rapa cultivar Chiifu-401-42 chromosome A07, CAAS_Brap_v3.01, whole genome shotgun sequence and includes:
- the LOC103829640 gene encoding zinc finger protein 445, yielding MKRTRDDDNPSHFLHQSSSVYDHNDNDDDEEDCSSGGFQPPSPPPQQVKHFCVICSKQFSSGKAYGGHVRIHSSEYSNKGKTKKMRMKKKRKIGLVNKEKEKEKEIDLIRADVEDEKRCCLCGKEFQTRHSLFGHMRRHPERSWKGVRPPPPEKLNLSFLDDDDDDENDDDDEAMSRSMMMSGVTRDVHVAACCLMMLKSGKRKANSEVRSFSYCNDEMDVKGSTVDMKIKVEIEVNASNPQAEAKKRSLELDLNQPCNDSC
- the LOC103829641 gene encoding LOW QUALITY PROTEIN: transcription factor MYB104 (The sequence of the model RefSeq protein was modified relative to this genomic sequence to represent the inferred CDS: substituted 1 base at 1 genomic stop codon), with amino-acid sequence MVDETITQMGKVLHDSESGQNLALEKTFHKGPWTSAEDQLLTAYVDKHGEGNWNAVQKQSGLSRCGKSCRLRWVNHLRPSLKKGGFTDKEEQLVIELHASMGNKWARMAAQLPGRTDNEIKNFWNTRLKKLQRLGLPIYPDEVREQAMNAAVQNGQNSDHSQESLEPDCLEIPEFDFKYLQLNNYQSVLLRNVPMGNNMIXQYFFQPNNMYNLIGSPYMSPPKRKRVREPETDFLDTGGYAANEQSGQLWNYPFVESNAAKYSSPSEKLELPSFQCCDPLGDWETQHSNPMLAVESDSTLVESPLTDCPSSGLLESVVYGSSGEKQATNSTDPDSPLLLQSSLFGHIELTPAFANNTETDMVPFGPTSSSERLTSSLESSDWIRQLLGEDRDYTK